In Priestia megaterium NBRC 15308 = ATCC 14581, the following proteins share a genomic window:
- a CDS encoding mannose/fructose/sorbose PTS transporter subunit IID, which produces MENEKRLTKKDIFSMFIRSNFLLGSFNFERVQAMGYCYVMIPAIKRLYGPGAQRNAALKRHLEWFNTHPWISAPIFGVTAAMEEEMANKKDFDEKAISGMKIGLMGPLAGVGDPIFWGTLRPVLAALGASLALGGNIAGPLLFFILINAIRLSTKYYGLKYGYLKGTEILKDLVGNRIQKLTEGASILGLFVMGALVSKWTTINIPVVVSRIKDDSGKVVVKTVQDVLDSILPGLLPLALTLLVAWMLRKGTNPLLIIFGIFLIGIGGYWIGFLG; this is translated from the coding sequence ATGGAAAATGAAAAAAGATTAACGAAAAAAGATATCTTTAGCATGTTCATTCGTTCGAATTTTTTACTTGGTTCATTTAACTTTGAACGTGTTCAAGCAATGGGCTACTGTTATGTTATGATTCCAGCAATCAAACGCTTATATGGACCAGGAGCTCAGCGAAATGCAGCATTAAAGCGTCACTTAGAATGGTTCAATACACACCCATGGATTTCCGCACCTATATTCGGCGTCACGGCAGCAATGGAAGAAGAAATGGCAAACAAAAAAGATTTTGATGAAAAAGCTATCAGCGGAATGAAAATTGGATTAATGGGCCCGCTTGCTGGTGTAGGAGACCCTATTTTCTGGGGAACGCTTCGACCAGTTCTCGCAGCCCTAGGCGCCTCGCTTGCGTTAGGCGGTAATATTGCCGGGCCACTGCTGTTTTTCATCTTAATTAATGCAATTCGATTAAGTACAAAATATTATGGATTAAAATATGGTTACTTAAAAGGAACAGAAATTTTAAAAGATTTAGTAGGCAATCGAATTCAAAAACTGACGGAAGGTGCATCCATTTTAGGACTCTTCGTAATGGGAGCGTTGGTTTCGAAATGGACCACTATTAATATACCAGTGGTTGTTTCTAGGATCAAAGATGATTCTGGTAAAGTTGTGGTAAAAACCGTGCAAGACGTACTTGATAGTATTCTACCGGGGCTGCTTCCTTTAGCACTAACTCTATTAGTAGCATGGATGCTTCGAAAAGGTACAAATCCGCTGCTTATTATTTTCGGTATTTTCTTAATTGGTATAGGGGGTTATTGGATAGGCTTTTTAGGATGA
- a CDS encoding PTS mannose/fructose/sorbose transporter subunit IIC: MSSIQIILLLVIAAVTGIASVLDEGQSHRPLIACTLVGLVLGDLKTGIILGGTLELMALGWMNVGLAMAPDTAIASVISTILVITAGQGIGEGIAVAIALAAAGQVLTIFVRTITVFLIHRADKYAEEGNFKGIEIMHITAMGFQALRVMIPTLIVTLISVSAVQTFLGNIPEVITKGLQIGGGIIVVVGYAMVINMMNIPHLKPFFYIGFLLAAFTGFNLVGFGALGLCLALLYQQVMQQRNQMQPAGVPAATGSEQVYDDDDDLDA, from the coding sequence ATGTCTTCCATACAAATTATTTTATTATTAGTCATTGCAGCAGTAACTGGCATTGCAAGCGTGTTGGACGAAGGGCAATCCCATCGTCCTCTCATTGCCTGCACGTTAGTAGGCTTGGTGCTTGGAGATTTAAAAACCGGCATTATTTTAGGTGGAACACTGGAATTAATGGCTCTTGGATGGATGAATGTTGGATTGGCGATGGCACCAGATACGGCTATTGCTTCTGTTATTTCAACTATTTTAGTTATCACAGCTGGTCAGGGGATTGGTGAAGGCATTGCGGTAGCCATAGCTTTAGCAGCTGCAGGGCAAGTACTCACCATTTTTGTTCGTACCATTACGGTATTTTTAATTCATCGAGCTGATAAGTACGCGGAAGAAGGAAACTTTAAAGGAATTGAAATTATGCATATTACTGCTATGGGTTTTCAGGCTCTCCGCGTTATGATTCCAACTTTAATTGTTACATTAATCAGCGTAAGCGCCGTGCAAACTTTCCTCGGCAATATTCCGGAAGTTATTACAAAAGGCCTGCAAATTGGAGGAGGCATTATCGTGGTCGTAGGATATGCCATGGTTATCAATATGATGAACATTCCTCATTTAAAGCCCTTTTTCTATATCGGGTTCTTACTGGCGGCATTTACAGGGTTTAACCTGGTAGGATTTGGAGCGCTGGGTCTTTGTTTAGCACTTCTTTATCAGCAAGTAATGCAGCAGCGAAATCAAATGCAGCCGGCAGGCGTTCCCGCAGCTACAGGGAGCGAACAAGTATATGATGATGACGATGATTTAGATGCCTAA
- a CDS encoding DUF5634 family protein: MEYVKRETAISELTHHMDDILNKYNLQGVSVYEEEGEGNHYYLGYTVKKNDQVFMLNRPYLKDKDGKLAVEKQEWTVQGNEGETNGHASLEDAFQKIDEIVH, from the coding sequence GTGGAATATGTAAAAAGAGAAACGGCTATAAGTGAACTGACGCATCATATGGATGATATTTTAAACAAATATAACCTTCAAGGCGTCTCCGTATATGAAGAAGAAGGAGAAGGTAATCACTATTATCTTGGCTACACAGTAAAAAAGAATGATCAGGTGTTTATGCTAAACAGACCTTATCTAAAAGATAAAGACGGGAAACTAGCAGTAGAAAAGCAAGAATGGACCGTTCAAGGTAACGAAGGAGAAACAAATGGACATGCTTCACTTGAAGATGCATTTCAAAAAATTGATGAAATCGTACATTAA
- a CDS encoding glycoside hydrolase family 68 protein → MNIKKIAKQTTALSFATALLIGAGSQTWAAESNHKDTNNNYGVSHITRDNMLKIPQQQKSEQFKVPAFDKSTIKNIASAKGYDKSGNLIDLDVWDSWPLQNADGTVANYHGYQVVFALAGDPKDADDTSIYVFYQKIGEDSIDSWKNAGRVFKDSDKFVPNDPHLKKQTQEWSGSATLTSDGKIRLFYTNFSGTNYGKQTITTAQVNVSQPSGDTLKIDGVEDHKSIFDGDGKKYQNIQQFIDEGAYGSGDNHTLRDPHYVEDKGHKYLVFEANTGTEDGYQGEDSLYNRAYYGGNNPFFQSEKEKLLQSSNKKKASLANGALGIVELNNNYTLKKVMDPLITSNTVTDEIERANVFKKDGKWYLFTDSRGSKMTIDGIGQDDVYMLGYVSNTLTGKYKPLNDTGLVLHMDLDPNDKTFTYSHFAVPQVKGDNVVITSYMTNRGFYSEEHSTFAPSFLLNIKGSKTAVVKNSILPQGQLSTDK, encoded by the coding sequence ATGAATATTAAGAAAATCGCAAAGCAAACTACAGCTTTATCTTTTGCTACAGCTCTGTTAATAGGTGCTGGATCTCAAACATGGGCTGCTGAAAGCAATCATAAAGATACCAACAATAATTATGGAGTTTCCCATATTACACGTGATAACATGCTGAAAATTCCTCAGCAGCAAAAAAGCGAACAGTTTAAAGTTCCAGCTTTTGATAAATCAACAATCAAAAATATTGCCTCTGCAAAAGGGTATGATAAATCGGGCAATTTAATTGATTTAGACGTATGGGACAGCTGGCCTCTGCAAAATGCTGACGGAACAGTAGCCAACTATCATGGTTACCAAGTTGTATTTGCACTAGCAGGCGATCCGAAAGATGCTGATGATACATCTATTTATGTGTTTTATCAAAAAATCGGTGAAGATTCGATTGACAGTTGGAAAAATGCAGGAAGAGTGTTCAAAGACAGTGACAAATTTGTACCGAATGATCCTCATTTGAAAAAGCAAACACAAGAATGGTCAGGATCTGCTACTTTAACATCAGACGGAAAAATACGCTTATTCTATACTAACTTTTCAGGTACAAACTATGGAAAACAAACCATAACAACGGCTCAAGTAAATGTATCCCAGCCAAGTGGAGATACGTTAAAAATTGATGGTGTTGAAGATCATAAATCCATTTTTGATGGTGATGGTAAAAAGTATCAAAATATTCAGCAGTTTATTGACGAAGGCGCATATGGTTCAGGAGATAATCATACGTTGAGAGATCCTCACTATGTAGAGGATAAAGGGCATAAATACCTTGTATTTGAAGCAAACACAGGAACTGAAGATGGTTATCAAGGTGAAGATTCCCTTTACAATCGAGCTTACTACGGTGGAAATAATCCATTTTTCCAATCAGAAAAAGAGAAATTACTTCAGAGCTCTAATAAAAAGAAAGCCTCTTTAGCAAACGGTGCATTAGGCATTGTTGAACTAAATAACAATTATACCTTGAAAAAAGTAATGGATCCACTGATTACTTCAAACACGGTGACAGATGAAATTGAACGCGCAAATGTATTTAAAAAAGATGGGAAATGGTACTTATTCACAGATTCTCGCGGATCTAAAATGACGATTGATGGTATCGGCCAAGATGACGTATATATGCTAGGGTACGTATCAAATACGCTGACAGGAAAATACAAGCCGCTAAATGATACAGGACTTGTTTTACATATGGACCTCGATCCTAATGACAAAACGTTTACGTATTCACATTTTGCAGTTCCACAAGTGAAAGGAGACAATGTCGTAATCACAAGTTACATGACAAACAGAGGCTTTTATTCAGAGGAACATTCTACTTTTGCTCCTAGCTTCTTGTTAAATATTAAAGGATCAAAAACAGCTGTTGTGAAAAACAGTATTTTACCACAAGGGCAATTAAGTACGGATAAATAA
- a CDS encoding sigma 54-interacting transcriptional regulator has product MKRIDKVYNQLLSNFQEFTEVELLHKQGSSAIEIAEQLDLERSNVSLELNKLVRLQKVIKIKMFPVRYVPLEVVETICRHKWDTNKMEVEKLEQLSNGGKEEALPANPFELMIGATGSLKKSISQAKAAVLYPPNGLHMLLLGPTGSGKSLFAKRIYQFALYSERLKTDAPFITFNCADYYHNPQLLLSQLFGHKQGSFTGATESKVGLVEQANEGILFMDEVHRLPPEGQEMLFYLIDQGTYNRLGETDHKRTSKVLIICATTENPGSALLQTFLRRIPMTIHIPSLEERSLKEKIRLTTFLLEQEAKRINKKLSVHIDVLNALIHTEKFGNVGQLKSNVQLVCAHGFLNNLDSKHMVELTVRDLPDDIKRDWISNSKNMERSKKISEYVNLKTIISPAMESQEIKMEEDVSFNLYQLIEEKVDVLTKEGLSQEDINQYILTDIHLNVRSFFNQKNGQSSNLMKFVEDDVMQLTKELKQLAEKELNCKFDRRFIHFLSMHMESFLKRKKQVDVLNTKEIDEIRETYPKEYAVALLFKNRIEMWFNISVPEIEVIYLTMVIQSIRTLEENKRVGIVVAAHGNSTATSMVEVATELLGSTPIIAIDVPLTVSPVEIVDRLIQGIKKVDEGEGVLMLVDMGSLAMLESKLEQKTGTKIKTISNVTTSMVLDTVRKVNYLDLNLYAIFDSVQKDFMEFIDKQQHVFGKKKALVSICTTGSGTAKQLEKILTIISRKVSQEPIKILTVSSIKLAANIREIQKEYEIVATAGTKNPRIDAPHVSLEVLIEGQGERILQQAITKETISYDDEKTEANIVVRELCEENLRKYLLFINPYLISEILLEWLSHVQDELEMELSNTVMIRIVMHTAFALERMIKNEPLTFPEDEEITHELENIYQKTEKTLQAVEKKLKLTLTRDEKLFIATIFADEM; this is encoded by the coding sequence ATGAAACGAATTGATAAGGTATACAATCAGCTGTTGAGTAATTTTCAAGAGTTTACAGAAGTGGAACTTTTACATAAACAAGGAAGCTCAGCGATTGAAATTGCTGAACAGTTAGATTTAGAGAGATCTAATGTAAGCCTTGAACTTAACAAACTTGTCCGCCTGCAAAAAGTAATCAAAATTAAAATGTTCCCCGTTCGCTACGTTCCGCTAGAGGTTGTTGAAACCATTTGCCGTCACAAGTGGGATACGAATAAGATGGAAGTAGAAAAACTAGAGCAGCTATCTAATGGGGGTAAAGAAGAAGCTCTTCCTGCTAATCCTTTTGAATTAATGATTGGAGCTACCGGAAGTTTGAAAAAATCGATTTCTCAAGCAAAAGCTGCTGTTCTTTACCCGCCTAATGGATTACATATGCTGCTATTAGGTCCCACGGGATCGGGAAAATCTCTTTTTGCAAAACGAATCTATCAATTTGCCTTATATTCAGAGAGGCTAAAAACAGATGCTCCGTTCATTACCTTTAACTGCGCTGATTATTACCATAATCCTCAATTACTTCTTTCTCAGTTATTTGGTCATAAGCAAGGGAGTTTCACCGGAGCAACTGAAAGTAAAGTAGGTTTAGTAGAACAAGCAAATGAAGGGATTCTCTTTATGGATGAAGTACACCGGCTTCCTCCTGAAGGCCAAGAAATGCTTTTTTACCTCATTGATCAAGGTACGTACAATCGCCTAGGGGAAACAGATCATAAGCGAACGTCTAAGGTATTAATTATTTGTGCTACAACTGAAAATCCCGGTTCAGCCTTACTGCAAACTTTCTTAAGAAGAATTCCGATGACTATCCATATTCCCTCATTAGAAGAGAGGTCTTTAAAAGAAAAAATTCGCCTCACCACGTTTCTTTTAGAACAAGAGGCTAAGCGAATTAATAAAAAGCTAAGTGTCCACATTGATGTATTAAATGCTTTAATCCACACTGAAAAATTCGGGAATGTAGGGCAGTTAAAGTCGAATGTGCAGCTCGTTTGCGCACACGGATTTTTAAATAACCTTGATAGTAAACATATGGTGGAACTTACAGTGCGAGATCTGCCTGACGATATTAAACGAGATTGGATTTCAAATAGTAAAAATATGGAGCGCAGCAAAAAAATTTCTGAATATGTAAACCTTAAAACGATTATCTCCCCGGCTATGGAGAGCCAAGAAATAAAAATGGAGGAAGACGTATCATTTAATTTATATCAGTTAATAGAAGAAAAAGTAGATGTTTTAACAAAAGAAGGTTTATCTCAAGAAGATATCAATCAGTATATTCTTACCGACATTCATTTGAATGTTCGAAGCTTTTTTAATCAAAAAAATGGCCAGAGCTCTAATTTAATGAAATTCGTAGAAGACGATGTGATGCAGCTTACAAAAGAATTAAAACAGTTGGCTGAAAAAGAATTGAACTGTAAATTTGATCGCAGGTTTATTCATTTTTTAAGTATGCATATGGAATCCTTTTTAAAGCGAAAAAAACAAGTAGACGTATTAAATACAAAGGAGATAGATGAAATTCGCGAAACATATCCAAAAGAATATGCGGTAGCACTGCTTTTTAAAAATCGAATTGAAATGTGGTTTAACATTAGCGTGCCAGAAATAGAAGTCATTTATCTCACAATGGTTATTCAATCAATTCGAACGTTAGAAGAAAATAAACGAGTAGGGATTGTAGTTGCTGCCCATGGAAACAGCACGGCAACTTCTATGGTTGAAGTTGCTACGGAGCTTTTAGGAAGCACTCCTATTATAGCTATTGATGTGCCTTTGACGGTATCTCCGGTTGAAATTGTAGACAGGTTAATCCAAGGAATTAAGAAAGTAGATGAAGGAGAAGGCGTATTAATGCTTGTGGACATGGGCTCGCTTGCCATGTTAGAAAGCAAGTTGGAACAAAAAACAGGGACTAAAATTAAGACCATCAGCAATGTGACGACGTCTATGGTGTTAGACACCGTTAGAAAAGTAAATTATTTAGATTTAAATTTATATGCCATATTTGATTCGGTGCAAAAAGACTTTATGGAATTTATAGATAAGCAGCAGCACGTGTTTGGAAAAAAGAAAGCACTTGTTTCTATTTGTACAACAGGAAGCGGTACAGCAAAACAATTAGAAAAAATCTTAACGATTATTTCACGCAAAGTATCTCAAGAACCTATTAAAATTCTAACCGTTTCTTCTATTAAATTAGCAGCAAACATTCGAGAAATTCAAAAAGAATATGAAATTGTTGCAACGGCAGGCACTAAAAATCCAAGGATTGATGCGCCTCATGTATCATTAGAAGTTCTCATTGAAGGGCAGGGAGAGCGAATACTTCAACAGGCAATTACAAAAGAAACGATAAGCTATGATGACGAGAAAACCGAAGCGAATATTGTGGTGCGTGAACTTTGCGAAGAAAACTTGCGAAAGTACCTTCTATTTATTAATCCGTACCTCATAAGTGAAATTCTGTTAGAGTGGTTAAGTCATGTACAAGATGAGTTAGAAATGGAATTAAGCAACACTGTTATGATTCGAATTGTGATGCATACAGCCTTTGCTTTAGAAAGAATGATAAAAAATGAACCTCTTACTTTTCCCGAGGATGAAGAAATCACTCACGAGTTAGAAAACATTTATCAAAAAACGGAAAAAACATTACAAGCCGTCGAAAAAAAGCTGAAACTTACCTTAACAAGAGATGAAAAATTATTTATTGCCACCATTTTTGCGGATGAAATGTAA
- a CDS encoding PTS system mannose/fructose/N-acetylgalactosamine-transporter subunit IIB, which yields MKIVLARIDDRFIHGQVLTRWIKTNAADRIIIVSDEVAADEMRKTLILSVAPSNVKASAVSISKMTKAFHSPRYQDTTAMLLFENPADIVALVQAGVPIETVNVGGMRFANDRKQITKSVSVTEKDIDAFEKLQELGVKLELRQLPSDSSENFIQLLRNETKIK from the coding sequence ATGAAAATCGTTTTAGCAAGAATTGATGACCGCTTTATTCACGGGCAGGTATTAACAAGATGGATCAAAACAAATGCAGCAGATCGAATTATCATTGTTTCAGATGAGGTGGCAGCGGATGAAATGCGAAAAACGCTTATTCTTTCTGTGGCTCCTTCGAATGTAAAAGCGAGCGCTGTCTCGATTTCTAAAATGACAAAAGCATTTCACAGCCCTCGTTATCAGGATACAACAGCCATGCTGCTGTTTGAAAACCCCGCAGACATTGTCGCTCTTGTTCAAGCGGGCGTACCTATTGAGACAGTAAACGTAGGGGGCATGCGTTTTGCTAATGACCGAAAACAAATCACTAAATCTGTAAGCGTTACCGAAAAAGATATCGATGCTTTTGAGAAACTGCAGGAACTAGGCGTAAAGCTTGAGCTGCGCCAATTACCTTCAGATTCTAGTGAAAATTTTATTCAACTACTGAGAAACGAAACAAAAATCAAATAA
- a CDS encoding GH32 C-terminal domain-containing protein gives MKRTVKKLLMIGVACSISLFSACPVLADNTGYYQEKYRNQFHFSPEANWMNDPNGMVYYNGEYHLFYQYYPYGTTWGPMHWGHAVSTDLVKWKHLPIALSPDENGEIFSGSAVIDWNNTAGFGKEAMVAIFTHSGRKGQVQSLAYSKDRGRTWTKYEGNPIMPNPPVPDWRDPKVFWHDQTKQWVMSLAAKDKIMFYTSPDLKNWKYASEFGPDGGIQANGQSGAYSYTLSEQKGQSFTLEGEITLVEKNGRAGAGGLVFRSNKDATNAYTVNLDAEKNLLTLNKVEKGNITTVVSKPMRLDTSQAYHVKVEANSHYFKVLLNGKQVLEGSDASFENGQFGLTAWNSTAVFRHVKFTNQSNFITNLSNWKPVTGTWNDTADGKTGKSDSDGYIMSEEQGDQFIYESNMTFLDENPGSGALLFRADAEAKNGYIASVDASKDTIKLVKLQNGISTVLAETNEKIDTSKSHQVKVTASGNKLDLYIDDNFTLTAKDETFSKGLFGLHVNQSSVRFQDVNMTKFIDTDEKEIKNKSFETGDLTGWKTIKGNAFTNDHVTDATTNWSGLFEQKGKYHLWGFSDKQDGDNATGELHSSYFKLSGSGEINLLMGGGNDPANRYVALVRASDDKELIRQANTKFADEKYQRYVWDASKYIGEVLYIKAVDQAVGGWGHINLDDVNVFHTEKMPDKVDSVAKEPEEAKQRESGEISDWNTVSGEWVNSTHGSNGGIWECPTLLELPVDGDSTKKKWVLQVSINDGAAAGGSGMQYFVGDFDGKTFKNENPPEEVLWTDYGADFYAAVDWSGVAGDNGEKYWLGWMSNWQYANNTPTTTWRSSMSIPRKIELTNTAKGLRLKQIPVSIDSIRNKQEKKILKNLMVTENGNLLSGIQENKYEIMAEFDVSNTEAQEFGFQIQKEGSENTKVSYNINKQRLSVDRTNSGSFDFGENVKGKHSASMLPKDGKVKLHMFVDQSSVEVFGNDGTEVITDQLFPTLSSNKIRLYSKGGAVKLNSLKMYPLKSIWNKSPVETNLSGWKSISGLWADTINGKQGRSKEDAFTLSSKEAKNFTYEAKIKVLKEAVSNSTGAGALVFRSDEQANNAYAANVDVLNNQVKLIAFRDGIGKDLIIYDDGGKLDLKPNTDYHLKVRAEGEHIQVYLDGKLVIDTMDPTFSEGYAGLNVWNSTSLFNEVKLEIVD, from the coding sequence ATGAAAAGAACCGTTAAAAAGTTATTGATGATTGGAGTCGCTTGTTCCATAAGCTTGTTTTCTGCATGCCCTGTATTAGCTGATAATACAGGGTATTATCAAGAAAAATACCGGAATCAATTTCATTTTTCTCCAGAAGCGAACTGGATGAACGATCCAAATGGAATGGTCTATTATAACGGAGAGTATCACCTTTTTTATCAGTATTATCCTTACGGTACCACTTGGGGACCTATGCACTGGGGGCATGCAGTTAGTACAGATTTAGTGAAATGGAAACACCTGCCGATTGCTCTTTCTCCAGACGAGAACGGAGAGATTTTTTCCGGAAGTGCCGTTATCGATTGGAATAATACCGCAGGGTTTGGAAAAGAAGCAATGGTAGCTATCTTTACACACTCGGGCAGAAAAGGACAAGTGCAAAGTCTAGCATACAGCAAGGACAGGGGAAGAACGTGGACCAAGTATGAAGGAAACCCTATTATGCCGAATCCCCCAGTTCCTGACTGGCGCGACCCAAAAGTGTTTTGGCATGACCAAACCAAGCAGTGGGTGATGTCTTTAGCTGCTAAAGATAAAATTATGTTTTATACATCACCTGACTTGAAAAATTGGAAATACGCAAGTGAGTTTGGACCTGATGGAGGCATCCAAGCAAACGGTCAAAGTGGTGCATACTCATATACCTTATCCGAACAAAAAGGTCAATCCTTTACTCTAGAGGGGGAAATTACGCTTGTAGAAAAGAATGGACGCGCAGGCGCAGGCGGTCTTGTTTTTCGTTCTAATAAAGACGCAACAAACGCATATACCGTCAATTTAGATGCAGAAAAGAACCTCTTAACACTTAACAAAGTAGAGAAAGGAAACATAACGACTGTTGTTTCAAAGCCAATGAGGCTTGATACATCACAAGCATATCATGTAAAAGTAGAAGCAAACAGTCACTACTTTAAGGTACTGCTAAATGGAAAACAGGTTCTAGAAGGCAGTGATGCATCTTTTGAAAATGGTCAGTTTGGATTAACAGCATGGAATTCCACAGCTGTCTTTCGTCATGTTAAATTTACGAATCAATCTAATTTCATAACCAATCTATCTAACTGGAAACCTGTTACGGGAACATGGAATGATACTGCTGATGGAAAAACCGGTAAATCTGACAGCGACGGATACATTATGAGTGAAGAACAGGGAGATCAGTTTATTTACGAGTCAAATATGACATTTTTAGATGAAAACCCTGGTTCAGGTGCACTACTCTTTCGGGCAGACGCGGAAGCCAAAAACGGATATATAGCTAGCGTGGATGCTTCTAAGGATACAATCAAACTAGTAAAGCTTCAAAATGGCATTTCAACTGTCCTTGCCGAAACAAATGAAAAAATTGATACGAGCAAATCACATCAAGTAAAAGTAACTGCATCTGGAAATAAACTTGATTTGTATATAGACGATAACTTCACCCTTACTGCAAAAGATGAAACTTTTTCAAAAGGATTGTTTGGACTACACGTTAATCAATCTTCAGTCCGGTTTCAAGACGTTAACATGACCAAGTTTATTGATACAGATGAAAAAGAAATTAAAAATAAAAGTTTTGAAACAGGCGATCTCACCGGCTGGAAAACGATAAAAGGAAATGCATTCACAAACGATCATGTAACGGATGCAACCACAAATTGGAGCGGTCTCTTTGAACAAAAAGGAAAGTATCATTTATGGGGGTTTTCTGATAAGCAAGATGGTGATAATGCCACTGGAGAATTACATTCGTCTTATTTTAAATTGAGCGGATCAGGTGAAATCAATTTGTTAATGGGAGGCGGAAACGACCCCGCAAACCGCTATGTAGCCTTAGTCCGGGCATCCGACGATAAAGAATTGATTCGTCAAGCGAATACAAAGTTTGCAGATGAAAAGTATCAGCGCTACGTATGGGATGCTTCTAAGTATATAGGAGAAGTACTGTACATTAAAGCCGTTGATCAAGCTGTAGGCGGATGGGGGCATATTAATCTAGATGATGTGAATGTATTTCATACAGAAAAAATGCCGGATAAAGTAGACAGTGTAGCAAAAGAACCGGAGGAAGCTAAACAAAGAGAAAGCGGAGAGATTTCAGATTGGAACACAGTGTCAGGAGAATGGGTGAATTCAACTCACGGAAGCAACGGAGGCATTTGGGAGTGTCCTACTTTACTCGAACTGCCGGTTGATGGAGACAGCACAAAGAAAAAATGGGTGCTGCAGGTCAGCATCAATGATGGAGCGGCAGCTGGAGGTTCAGGGATGCAGTACTTTGTTGGGGATTTTGACGGAAAAACATTTAAAAATGAAAACCCGCCAGAGGAAGTGCTTTGGACAGATTATGGTGCCGACTTTTATGCCGCTGTAGATTGGAGCGGAGTTGCAGGAGATAACGGAGAAAAGTATTGGCTAGGCTGGATGAGCAACTGGCAATATGCAAACAATACTCCCACTACTACTTGGAGAAGCTCTATGTCAATCCCAAGAAAAATAGAACTCACCAACACAGCAAAAGGGCTTCGTTTAAAACAAATACCTGTTTCAATTGATTCAATCCGCAATAAGCAAGAAAAAAAGATATTGAAGAATCTCATGGTTACTGAAAATGGAAATCTTCTTTCAGGCATACAGGAAAACAAATATGAAATTATGGCAGAATTCGATGTTTCTAATACAGAGGCACAAGAATTTGGTTTTCAAATTCAAAAAGAAGGCAGTGAAAATACGAAAGTCAGCTATAACATAAACAAACAGCGATTATCTGTTGACCGAACAAACTCTGGAAGTTTTGATTTTGGTGAAAATGTGAAAGGCAAACACTCTGCTTCCATGCTTCCAAAAGACGGAAAGGTTAAGCTTCATATGTTTGTAGACCAGTCGTCTGTAGAAGTATTTGGTAATGACGGCACAGAAGTAATAACAGACCAGCTCTTTCCAACGCTTTCAAGCAATAAAATAAGGCTTTATAGCAAAGGAGGCGCTGTAAAATTAAATTCTCTTAAGATGTATCCGTTAAAATCAATTTGGAATAAAAGTCCTGTTGAGACAAACTTATCAGGGTGGAAAAGCATTAGCGGACTATGGGCCGATACGATTAACGGGAAACAAGGACGAAGCAAAGAAGATGCCTTTACCTTATCATCAAAAGAAGCAAAAAATTTCACATATGAGGCAAAGATAAAGGTGTTAAAGGAGGCTGTTTCAAATTCTACAGGAGCAGGAGCGCTAGTATTCCGTTCGGATGAACAGGCAAATAACGCTTACGCTGCGAATGTAGATGTGCTTAATAATCAAGTGAAACTCATTGCGTTTAGAGATGGAATAGGAAAGGATCTCATTATTTACGACGATGGGGGAAAGCTGGATTTAAAACCAAATACGGATTACCATCTAAAAGTAAGGGCTGAAGGAGAGCACATTCAAGTTTATCTCGATGGCAAGCTGGTGATCGATACAATGGATCCTACCTTTTCAGAAGGTTATGCTGGGCTGAATGTGTGGAATTCTACTAGTTTGTTTAATGAAGTGAAGCTTGAAATAGTGGATTAA
- a CDS encoding mannose/fructose/sorbose PTS transporter subunit IIA: MISVIISGHGDFAPALEGSSKMIFGEENHVVAVPFLKGEGIQTLEEKYKQALEEMPLENEVLFLVDIFGGTPYNAATPYILKNKTADMVSGVNLPMLLEVLAMREHVTLKEMLGRLKQVNEESFQVCSEHLEKIQQANQIGEDGLL; the protein is encoded by the coding sequence ATGATTTCAGTCATTATTAGTGGACATGGTGATTTCGCGCCAGCGTTAGAGGGGTCTTCCAAAATGATATTTGGTGAAGAGAATCACGTAGTAGCCGTACCTTTTCTAAAAGGAGAGGGTATCCAAACCCTTGAAGAAAAATATAAGCAGGCATTAGAGGAAATGCCCTTAGAAAATGAAGTGCTTTTTCTAGTCGATATTTTCGGAGGTACACCCTACAATGCGGCTACTCCATATATCCTTAAAAATAAAACAGCGGATATGGTATCCGGAGTTAACTTGCCTATGTTATTAGAAGTGTTAGCCATGAGGGAACATGTTACATTAAAAGAGATGCTAGGAAGATTAAAGCAGGTAAATGAAGAAAGTTTTCAAGTGTGCAGTGAACATTTGGAGAAAATCCAGCAAGCGAACCAAATCGGAGAGGATGGATTATTATGA